From Methylomonas sp. EFPC3, a single genomic window includes:
- a CDS encoding nucleoside-diphosphate sugar epimerase/dehydratase produces the protein MTFHFRSRTTIFLHDLCMIPLAWFGAYWLRFNLQQIPDEFFYPALLFLPLVMAIQVTLFWVFGLYRGVWRFSSLPDLIRIGKAVLAGIFLIASSLFLYDRLAGVPRSVVPLYVLTLFSLLSVPRLVYRFWKERAFVDRIGRRALIVGAGAAGEMLIRDLLTTPDSGYVPVVFADDNPAKFRREIRGIRVAGNVSQIPALVKQWDIEVVLIAVPSASDAQMQRIVEICETSKVPFKTLPSVKELLSGAVAKTALRNVSIKDILGRTPIKLDWRGIKSHLHGKTVLVTGGGGSIGSELCKQLAGTQPRKLIVFDQCEFNLYKIDAELQRRFPELLRVAVLGDVADPVAVQRVIREQKPEIVFHAAAYKHVPLLQNQVREALHNNLIGTKILAEAAMAAGVARFVLISTDKAVNPTNVMGATKRAAEILCQNLDRRGSTRFTTVRFGNVLDSAGSVVPLFREQIQAGGPVTVTHPDITRYFMTIPEACQLIMQAETIGQGGEVFVLDMGEPVKISYLAEQMIRLSGKQPGTDIKIEYVGLRPGEKLYEELFHEQEQLLPTGHEKLRLAKARIYDSEEWSQRIESLQQACACRDNATLLADLQSLVPEFECRP, from the coding sequence GTGACCTTCCACTTCCGCTCGCGCACTACCATTTTTCTGCACGACCTGTGCATGATCCCGCTGGCCTGGTTCGGCGCCTATTGGTTGCGCTTCAATCTGCAGCAGATCCCGGACGAATTTTTTTACCCGGCCTTGTTGTTTTTGCCGCTGGTGATGGCGATTCAAGTCACGCTGTTTTGGGTGTTCGGGCTTTACCGCGGGGTCTGGCGGTTTTCCTCGCTGCCGGATCTAATCCGGATCGGGAAGGCGGTATTGGCCGGCATCTTTCTGATCGCCTCGTCGCTGTTCTTGTACGACCGGCTGGCGGGCGTGCCGCGCTCGGTAGTGCCGCTTTACGTACTGACCTTGTTCTCGCTACTCAGCGTGCCGCGTCTGGTATACCGGTTCTGGAAGGAACGCGCCTTCGTCGATCGGATCGGCCGGAGGGCCCTGATCGTCGGCGCCGGCGCCGCCGGCGAAATGCTGATCCGCGATCTACTGACCACGCCGGACAGCGGCTACGTGCCGGTCGTGTTTGCCGACGACAATCCGGCCAAATTCAGGCGAGAAATTCGCGGCATCCGGGTTGCCGGCAATGTCAGCCAGATTCCGGCTCTGGTCAAGCAATGGGATATCGAGGTGGTACTGATCGCGGTGCCATCGGCCAGCGACGCCCAAATGCAGCGTATCGTCGAAATCTGCGAGACCAGTAAAGTACCCTTCAAAACCCTGCCGTCGGTCAAGGAATTGCTCAGCGGTGCCGTGGCCAAGACCGCACTGCGTAACGTATCGATCAAGGACATTCTAGGCCGCACGCCGATCAAGCTGGATTGGCGGGGAATCAAGAGCCACTTGCACGGCAAGACCGTGCTCGTTACCGGCGGCGGCGGCTCGATCGGCTCCGAACTTTGCAAACAACTGGCCGGAACCCAGCCGCGCAAGCTGATCGTGTTCGATCAATGCGAATTCAACCTGTACAAAATCGACGCCGAATTACAGCGGCGCTTTCCGGAGTTGTTGCGGGTTGCCGTGCTCGGCGACGTTGCCGATCCGGTCGCGGTACAGCGGGTGATTCGCGAGCAGAAGCCGGAAATCGTGTTTCATGCCGCTGCCTACAAACACGTGCCGCTACTGCAAAACCAGGTGCGGGAAGCGCTGCATAACAACCTGATCGGCACCAAAATCCTGGCCGAAGCCGCCATGGCCGCCGGAGTGGCCCGCTTTGTATTGATTTCCACCGACAAGGCGGTCAACCCCACCAACGTGATGGGTGCCACCAAACGCGCCGCCGAAATCCTGTGCCAGAATCTGGATCGCCGCGGCAGCACCCGTTTCACGACGGTGCGGTTCGGCAATGTCCTGGACTCGGCCGGCAGCGTGGTGCCCTTGTTCCGCGAACAAATCCAGGCCGGCGGTCCGGTCACCGTGACTCATCCGGACATCACCCGCTACTTCATGACCATTCCGGAAGCCTGCCAACTCATCATGCAGGCCGAAACCATCGGCCAGGGCGGCGAAGTTTTCGTGTTGGACATGGGCGAGCCGGTCAAAATCAGCTATCTGGCGGAACAGATGATCCGCCTCAGCGGCAAACAGCCGGGCACCGACATCAAAATCGAATACGTCGGCCTGCGCCCCGGCGAGAAACTGTACGAGGAGCTGTTTCACGAACAGGAACAACTGCTGCCGACCGGCCACGAGAAGCTGCGCCTGGCCAAAGCCCGAATTTACGATAGCGAAGAATGGAGCCAGCGAATCGAGTCCTTGCAACAGGCTTGCGCCTGCCGCGATAACGCCACGCTTTTGGCCGACTTGCAGAGTTTGGTGCCGGAATTCGAGTGCCGGCCTTAG
- a CDS encoding DUF411 domain-containing protein codes for MKLIRSTAILVLASFGFSACAEQPAAGGPEMTVYRSPTCGCCGKWLEHARQSGFKIKDVISDDMDAIKARYGVPEKLASCHTAIVDGYVVEGHVPAGDIQKMLQAKPQVTGLAAPGMPMGSPGMEMGGRQDAYQVVSFDKSGKADVFAEHGDKR; via the coding sequence ATGAAATTGATTAGATCGACGGCAATCCTGGTTTTGGCATCATTCGGTTTTTCGGCCTGCGCCGAACAACCCGCGGCCGGCGGCCCGGAAATGACCGTTTATCGCAGCCCGACCTGCGGTTGCTGCGGCAAATGGCTGGAACACGCCAGACAAAGCGGCTTCAAGATCAAGGACGTGATCAGCGACGACATGGACGCGATCAAAGCCCGCTACGGCGTCCCGGAAAAACTGGCGTCCTGCCATACCGCGATAGTCGACGGCTATGTGGTCGAAGGCCATGTCCCGGCCGGCGACATCCAAAAAATGCTGCAAGCCAAACCCCAAGTCACCGGTCTGGCCGCGCCCGGCATGCCGATGGGCAGCCCCGGCATGGAAATGGGCGGGCGCCAGGATGCTTACCAAGTGGTTTCGTTCGACAAATCGGGCAAAGCCGACGTATTTGCCGAGCACGGCGACAAACGCTGA
- a CDS encoding calcium/sodium antiporter, translated as MALPLLMIVIGLVVLVWSADIFVEGAAAIARFLGMSPLLIGMVVIGFGTSAPELTVSALSAWQGNPGIALGNAYGSNITNIALILGTVALISPIVVHSQIIKKELPVLMGVTVFAFGQLYDGSLSRTDAILELTVFVGVMTWMVRQGLKQKVDVLADEVAEELAEHTMSFAQATIWLVSGLLLLMISSRLLVWGAVTIAQNLGVSDLIIGLTIVAIGTSLPELASSIAAARKGEHDLALGNIIGSNLFNTLAVVGLAGAIHPMSIPVEIVNRDWPLMALLTASLFALGYAGKREQGRINRVEGGVLLAVYAAYTLYLIDTVVSG; from the coding sequence ATGGCGTTGCCGTTGTTGATGATAGTCATCGGTCTGGTGGTATTGGTCTGGAGTGCCGATATTTTTGTGGAAGGCGCCGCGGCGATCGCGCGTTTTCTGGGCATGTCGCCGCTATTGATCGGTATGGTGGTTATCGGTTTCGGCACCTCGGCGCCGGAATTGACGGTGTCGGCCTTATCGGCCTGGCAAGGCAATCCGGGTATCGCTTTGGGTAACGCCTACGGTTCCAACATTACCAATATCGCCTTGATCCTGGGTACGGTGGCCTTGATCAGCCCTATCGTGGTTCACTCGCAAATCATCAAGAAAGAATTGCCGGTATTGATGGGCGTGACGGTATTCGCCTTCGGCCAGCTCTACGACGGTAGTTTGTCGCGGACCGATGCCATACTGGAATTGACGGTTTTCGTTGGGGTAATGACCTGGATGGTGCGCCAGGGCCTGAAGCAGAAGGTTGACGTGTTGGCCGACGAAGTGGCGGAAGAGTTGGCAGAGCACACTATGTCGTTTGCCCAGGCCACGATCTGGCTGGTTAGCGGCTTATTGCTGCTGATGATCAGTTCCCGGCTGTTGGTGTGGGGTGCGGTGACGATTGCGCAGAATCTGGGCGTCAGCGATTTGATCATCGGCTTGACCATCGTCGCGATCGGCACCTCGCTGCCGGAATTGGCCTCGTCGATAGCCGCGGCCCGTAAAGGCGAACACGATCTGGCTCTGGGCAACATCATCGGCTCCAATTTATTCAATACCTTGGCCGTGGTCGGCTTGGCCGGCGCGATCCATCCGATGTCGATTCCGGTCGAAATCGTCAACCGCGATTGGCCGCTGATGGCCTTGTTGACCGCGTCGCTGTTTGCGCTGGGTTATGCCGGTAAGCGGGAGCAGGGCCGCATCAACCGTGTCGAAGGCGGCGTGCTGCTGGCGGTGTACGCGGCTTACACGCTTTATTTGATCGATACCGTGGTGAGTGGGTAA
- the motA gene encoding flagellar motor stator protein MotA, whose amino-acid sequence MFVIIGYVVILGCVLGGFLMAGGHLGVLWQPVEVLIIVGSAFGAFLASNSLTVSKAAMAGGTATLKGSTYTKDYYMELLMSFNALSQKARKEGLLSLEKVVDDPEGSSIFGEKVVHDHHLMEFICDKLRLILTGVDVNQLEDIMDAEIEVHHAEGNEPIKAVQKVGDGMPAFGIVAAVMGVVHTMESVGIPPAELGKLIAAALVGTFLGILVSYGFIGPVASVMEARLEEESNAYKCTQKGLLNCAKGTSPAMTVEFMRTAIPHSARPSFAELEEALKGGK is encoded by the coding sequence ATGTTTGTAATCATCGGTTATGTGGTCATTTTGGGCTGCGTGTTGGGCGGCTTCCTGATGGCGGGAGGACACCTCGGTGTGCTTTGGCAGCCGGTGGAAGTATTGATCATCGTCGGTTCGGCGTTCGGGGCCTTTTTGGCGAGCAACTCGCTGACGGTCAGTAAAGCGGCCATGGCCGGCGGTACCGCCACCTTGAAAGGCAGCACCTATACCAAGGATTACTACATGGAGCTGTTGATGAGTTTTAACGCATTGAGCCAAAAGGCGCGCAAGGAAGGCTTGCTCTCGCTGGAAAAGGTTGTCGACGATCCGGAAGGCAGCTCGATATTCGGCGAGAAGGTGGTCCACGATCACCATTTGATGGAATTCATCTGCGACAAACTGCGGTTGATCCTGACCGGGGTCGACGTCAACCAGCTCGAAGACATCATGGACGCCGAGATCGAGGTCCACCACGCCGAGGGTAACGAGCCGATCAAGGCCGTGCAAAAAGTCGGTGACGGCATGCCGGCCTTCGGTATCGTCGCGGCGGTGATGGGGGTGGTGCACACCATGGAATCGGTGGGCATTCCACCGGCCGAACTGGGCAAACTGATTGCCGCGGCGCTGGTCGGTACCTTCCTCGGTATTTTGGTGTCTTACGGCTTTATCGGTCCGGTGGCGTCGGTGATGGAAGCCCGCCTGGAAGAAGAGAGCAATGCTTACAAGTGCACCCAGAAAGGCCTGTTGAATTGCGCCAAAGGTACTTCGCCGGCGATGACGGTGGAATTCATGCGCACAGCGATTCCGCATTCTGCCCGGCCCTCCTTTGCCGAACTCGAAGAAGCCTTGAAGGGCGGTAAATAA
- the motB gene encoding flagellar motor protein MotB yields MAEQPIIIKKVKKGGHGGHHGGAWKIAYADFVTAMMAFFLLMWLLGTTDEVTKKGISEYFQNPFGIAIANNPGEGSGDRTNIIQAGGQDLKSQDEGQVHQGEAPPAEPTPEDIQKLAEEQEKKKLEELQEKIEDMLEANTKLSEYKDQIKLESTPEGLKIQIVDAQNRPMFKLASSGIESYAQAILRELAPVINELPNKVSINGHTDALPFPSNRTGYSNWELSSDRANVARRELNQGGLNDDKVLRVVGLASSIPYKLENPNDPMNRRISIVVMNKKTENQVLHDGADPTASEATPSLPSVSPTVQQNIKVTGPPATH; encoded by the coding sequence ATGGCCGAACAACCGATAATCATCAAAAAAGTCAAGAAAGGCGGTCACGGCGGCCATCACGGCGGCGCCTGGAAAATCGCTTACGCCGACTTCGTGACGGCAATGATGGCCTTCTTTTTGTTGATGTGGTTGCTCGGTACCACCGATGAAGTCACCAAAAAAGGTATTTCCGAATATTTCCAGAATCCGTTCGGTATAGCGATAGCCAATAACCCCGGTGAGGGCTCCGGCGACCGCACCAACATCATCCAGGCCGGCGGCCAGGATTTGAAATCGCAGGACGAAGGCCAGGTGCACCAGGGCGAAGCGCCGCCGGCCGAACCGACGCCGGAAGATATCCAAAAACTGGCCGAGGAGCAGGAAAAAAAGAAGCTGGAGGAGTTGCAGGAAAAAATCGAGGACATGCTGGAAGCCAATACCAAGCTCAGCGAATACAAAGACCAGATCAAGCTGGAGTCGACGCCGGAAGGCTTGAAAATCCAGATCGTCGATGCCCAAAACCGGCCGATGTTCAAGCTGGCCAGCTCCGGGATCGAAAGTTACGCCCAGGCCATTCTGCGCGAGCTGGCGCCGGTAATCAACGAGCTGCCGAACAAGGTCTCGATCAACGGCCATACCGATGCCCTGCCGTTTCCAAGTAACCGCACCGGCTATTCCAACTGGGAATTGTCCAGCGACCGCGCCAACGTCGCCCGCCGCGAATTGAACCAGGGCGGCCTGAACGACGATAAGGTGTTGCGCGTGGTCGGCTTGGCCTCGAGTATTCCCTATAAGCTCGAGAATCCGAACGATCCGATGAACCGGCGGATATCGATTGTGGTGATGAACAAGAAAACCGAAAACCAGGTGCTGCACGACGGCGCCGATCCGACCGCATCGGAGGCGACGCCGAGTTTGCCCAGCGTCTCGCCGACGGTGCAGCAGAACATCAAAGTCACCGGCCCGCCGGCTACGCACTAG
- a CDS encoding secondary thiamine-phosphate synthase enzyme YjbQ, with product MWLQKRLQLTAKPRGFHLVTREIVSQLPELDRIEIGLAHIFLQHTSASLAINENADADVRRDLESYFSRAVAENEPYYRHTLEGPDDMPAHIKTVILGSSLSIPISDGQLALGIWQGIYLCEHRNHAGSRNIIVTLHGE from the coding sequence ATGTGGTTGCAAAAACGTCTTCAACTGACCGCCAAACCGCGCGGGTTCCATCTGGTGACGCGGGAAATCGTCAGCCAACTGCCGGAACTGGACCGGATCGAAATCGGTCTGGCCCACATTTTTCTGCAACACACCTCGGCGTCGCTGGCGATTAACGAAAACGCAGACGCCGACGTCCGCCGCGATCTGGAAAGTTATTTTTCCCGGGCCGTAGCCGAAAATGAACCCTATTACCGGCACACGCTCGAAGGTCCGGATGATATGCCGGCGCACATTAAAACCGTCATTCTGGGGAGTTCTCTGTCCATCCCCATCAGCGACGGCCAATTGGCACTGGGTATCTGGCAAGGCATCTATTTATGCGAGCACCGTAACCACGCCGGCAGCCGCAACATCATCGTCACGCTGCACGGCGAATAA
- a CDS encoding NAD-dependent epimerase/dehydratase family protein produces MAGHKALVTGATGFIGGVLCGKLKQLGYTVVSAGRADAADFYWDLATAADAPDLLGAGVDTVFHLAGKAHALAENRQDAAEYRQINSEATRKLLLAAQRAGVQRFVYFSSVKAAGEDNRQPQDETAAAPAADPYGQSKYAAEQLVLCGGYVPHPVVIRPSMVYGNSGKGNLPRMIEAIRKGLFPPLPPGNRRSMVHVDDAAAAAILAAERQQAAGQVYIVTDGQCYSTRDIYDLIRAALGKPPVSGSLPLPLLQAAAKFGDLYGRLAGRRFPLDSDSLDKLTGSAWYSSAKIRRDLGFEPEHTLRDTLPEIIRYLSHRA; encoded by the coding sequence ATGGCCGGACATAAAGCGCTGGTAACCGGAGCCACCGGTTTCATCGGCGGCGTACTTTGCGGCAAGTTAAAACAACTTGGCTATACCGTGGTCAGCGCCGGCCGCGCCGACGCCGCCGATTTTTATTGGGATCTGGCGACCGCTGCGGACGCGCCCGACCTGCTCGGTGCCGGTGTCGATACAGTGTTCCACTTGGCCGGTAAAGCCCATGCGCTGGCCGAGAATCGGCAGGACGCGGCGGAGTACCGACAAATCAACAGCGAAGCCACGCGCAAACTTCTGCTCGCTGCGCAGCGGGCCGGCGTGCAGCGCTTCGTCTATTTCAGCAGCGTCAAGGCGGCAGGCGAAGACAACCGGCAACCGCAGGACGAAACCGCCGCAGCGCCGGCCGCCGATCCTTACGGCCAGTCCAAATACGCCGCCGAACAATTGGTTTTGTGCGGCGGCTATGTGCCGCATCCGGTGGTGATCCGGCCCAGCATGGTCTACGGCAACAGCGGCAAAGGCAATCTGCCGCGGATGATAGAGGCGATCCGGAAAGGCCTGTTTCCGCCGCTGCCGCCGGGCAACCGCCGTTCGATGGTGCACGTCGACGACGCCGCCGCCGCGGCGATACTGGCCGCGGAACGGCAGCAAGCCGCCGGCCAAGTTTATATCGTGACCGACGGTCAATGCTATTCCACCCGCGACATCTACGACCTGATCCGCGCGGCGCTCGGAAAGCCCCCGGTTAGCGGGTCGCTGCCGTTACCGTTGTTGCAGGCAGCCGCCAAATTCGGCGACCTTTACGGCCGTCTCGCCGGGCGGCGTTTCCCGCTGGATAGCGACAGTTTGGATAAATTAACCGGCTCGGCCTGGTATTCGTCTGCTAAAATCCGCCGCGATTTGGGCTTCGAGCCCGAGCATACGCTCCGCGACACCTTGCCGGAGATCATTCGTTATTTAAGCCATCGGGCGTGA
- a CDS encoding glycosyltransferase family 4 protein — protein MLLFCVIFALSALLTGLIRRYALANQVLDIPNQRSSHSVPTPRGGGLAIVLGFSAACLWLFSTAQLGAERFAMLAAALPVAGVGFWDDHGGVAARWRFAIHLLAAACGVSLMQGLPPLLVPAPFDAMLGLRFFNPGWLGYPLAILFLVWALNLFNFMDGTDGIAASEAIFVCLVLAGYLLHLDRALCALAAGLAAASAGFLCWNWPKAKIFMGDVGSGFVGLVLGLLILLAAQQAAVLLYCGLILFGLFVVDASYTLAYRLISGQQWYAAHCSHTYQHAAKRYGHLPVLMACWAINLGWLLPCSAWAFLHPSHALAAVAAAYLPLLYLAYRFQAGRTGCVAS, from the coding sequence ATGCTACTTTTCTGCGTTATTTTCGCGCTGTCGGCGCTGCTGACCGGCCTGATCCGCCGTTATGCGCTCGCTAATCAAGTTCTGGATATTCCCAATCAGCGCAGTTCGCATAGCGTACCGACCCCGCGCGGCGGCGGTTTGGCCATCGTGCTCGGTTTTAGCGCGGCCTGCCTCTGGCTGTTCTCGACCGCTCAACTCGGCGCAGAGCGTTTTGCAATGCTGGCCGCGGCGCTGCCGGTAGCAGGCGTCGGTTTCTGGGACGACCACGGCGGCGTCGCCGCGCGCTGGCGCTTTGCCATCCACCTGTTGGCTGCTGCATGCGGCGTCAGCCTGATGCAAGGCTTGCCGCCGCTGTTGGTGCCGGCACCGTTCGACGCCATGCTCGGCCTGCGCTTCTTCAATCCAGGCTGGCTCGGTTATCCGCTCGCCATTCTGTTTCTGGTCTGGGCGCTGAATTTGTTCAACTTCATGGACGGCACCGACGGCATCGCCGCCTCGGAAGCCATCTTCGTCTGCCTGGTGCTGGCCGGCTATCTGCTACACCTCGACCGCGCGCTATGCGCGTTAGCCGCCGGTCTGGCGGCGGCGAGTGCCGGTTTTTTGTGCTGGAACTGGCCGAAAGCCAAAATCTTCATGGGCGATGTCGGCAGCGGTTTCGTCGGCCTGGTGTTGGGCTTGCTGATCTTGCTGGCCGCGCAACAGGCGGCGGTATTGTTGTACTGCGGGCTGATCCTGTTCGGTCTGTTCGTGGTCGATGCCAGTTATACCTTGGCCTACCGCCTGATTAGCGGCCAACAGTGGTACGCGGCGCATTGTTCGCACACTTATCAGCACGCCGCCAAGCGCTACGGCCATTTGCCGGTACTGATGGCTTGCTGGGCCATCAATCTGGGCTGGCTGCTGCCATGCTCGGCCTGGGCCTTTTTGCATCCGTCCCACGCCCTGGCCGCAGTGGCGGCCGCTTATCTGCCCTTACTCTATCTGGCCTACCGTTTCCAGGCCGGCCGCACCGGGTGCGTCGCATCGTGA
- a CDS encoding MMPL family transporter, which translates to MSLENRLGHFAYRWGNWLLYSPVLVLLVSVLAAYWALQYTGNHLTVNTDTAELIAPEAPFQQNRRKFEQQFGQEVHTLLLVIESSSPELTKAAARRLGRELRADTDHFTKVYRPDENEFFQRNGLLYLDADKLQDFSVTLAQAQPFIGRISQDPSLNGFFSIFEDALNAETKTEEVPIDLMSLIDKVSNSLHKTLNGETDLLSWQKLIAENKISEEQSDKAFIFVTPKFDFSQILPVEPAIDVIRKAANKIQDPNMPAVKVWITGEVGLEHDEMAGMSEGTFTASIFSVVLVCGILLVAYRSWLLMLATLLTLALGMVFCGLFASVAVKQLNLISVAFAVSNIGLGVEYAIHFCLRYRDNLDLHGSDKGKAIRSALLATSPSLILCAGTTSIGLYAFIPTDYQGISELGLLAGTSLFICLFVTLTVLPVLLKVLPNPPYHNLHGEQPGASKLSLALAHFTLHYAKPISFLTLAGAIAAVYFVFQVKTDFNPLNLRDPHTESVVAFKELMKERETSPMTLTVLVKSEAEAKAMQTKLAALKTVDKTVSLFDFVPEDQEEKLGVIDDMALALGPQSQSFPQLKSGADPLPAIKRMIAAIDANLPKKTNPGDIQSLSRFKQELLDVQLELEARMQPDRGVFIEKIQTSLLGTLPTVMNELLTGFRAAEIVPESIPDEIRERWLSKDGLYRIQIFPKEDLNDLVNLQRFIVDVQAVAPNATDLPVMYWESMKAVIGAFQEAIIIALVAIAVLLMFIRRSVIDTLLVMAPLVLAGLFTMATTVFTGTPINFANIIALPLLMGLGVDNGIHMVEKLHHSLSEEQNIYQSSTARGMFYGALTTISSFVGLAFSPHQGISSMGLVITIGIFWIMTCTFIVLPAISKLVLKKADHAA; encoded by the coding sequence ATGTCTTTGGAAAACCGTTTGGGGCATTTCGCCTACCGCTGGGGTAATTGGCTGCTGTATTCCCCTGTCCTGGTGCTGTTGGTTTCGGTGCTGGCGGCTTATTGGGCCTTGCAGTACACCGGCAACCACTTGACCGTGAATACCGATACCGCCGAATTGATTGCGCCGGAGGCGCCGTTTCAACAAAACCGGCGCAAGTTCGAGCAGCAGTTCGGCCAGGAAGTGCATACGCTGCTGCTGGTGATCGAATCGTCCAGTCCGGAACTGACCAAAGCCGCGGCCCGGCGCCTGGGGCGCGAATTGCGCGCCGATACCGACCATTTCACCAAGGTCTACCGGCCCGACGAAAACGAATTCTTCCAACGCAACGGCCTGCTGTATCTGGACGCCGATAAATTGCAGGATTTCTCGGTTACCTTGGCCCAAGCCCAGCCCTTCATCGGCCGGATTTCGCAGGACCCGAGTCTGAACGGTTTTTTCTCGATTTTCGAGGATGCGCTGAACGCCGAAACCAAGACCGAGGAAGTGCCGATCGACTTGATGTCCTTGATCGACAAAGTCAGCAATTCGTTGCACAAGACCCTGAACGGCGAGACCGACCTGCTGTCCTGGCAAAAATTGATCGCCGAAAACAAAATCAGCGAAGAGCAGTCCGACAAGGCCTTTATCTTCGTCACCCCCAAATTCGATTTCAGCCAGATTCTGCCGGTCGAGCCGGCGATTGACGTGATCCGCAAGGCGGCCAATAAAATTCAGGACCCGAACATGCCGGCCGTCAAAGTCTGGATCACCGGCGAAGTCGGCCTGGAGCACGACGAAATGGCCGGCATGAGCGAGGGTACTTTCACCGCCAGTATTTTCTCGGTGGTGTTGGTCTGCGGCATTCTGCTGGTGGCTTACCGCTCCTGGCTGCTGATGCTGGCCACGCTGTTGACGCTGGCGCTGGGCATGGTGTTTTGCGGCTTGTTCGCCTCGGTCGCAGTGAAACAGTTGAACCTGATTTCGGTGGCCTTCGCCGTGTCCAACATCGGTTTGGGCGTCGAATACGCCATCCATTTTTGCCTGCGTTACCGGGACAATCTGGATCTGCACGGCAGCGACAAAGGTAAGGCGATCCGTTCCGCCTTGCTGGCGACCAGCCCGTCGCTGATTTTATGCGCCGGCACCACCTCGATCGGTCTGTATGCGTTTATTCCGACCGATTACCAGGGCATCTCCGAGCTGGGTTTATTGGCCGGTACCAGTTTGTTTATCTGCCTGTTCGTCACGCTGACGGTGTTGCCGGTGTTACTGAAAGTACTGCCGAATCCGCCCTACCACAATCTGCACGGTGAGCAGCCCGGCGCCTCCAAATTGTCGCTGGCCCTGGCCCACTTTACCCTGCACTACGCCAAGCCGATTTCGTTTCTGACCCTGGCCGGCGCAATCGCCGCGGTGTATTTCGTGTTCCAGGTCAAGACCGATTTCAATCCGCTGAATCTGCGCGACCCGCATACCGAGTCGGTGGTTGCCTTCAAGGAATTGATGAAGGAGCGGGAAACCTCGCCGATGACATTGACGGTATTGGTCAAAAGCGAAGCCGAAGCCAAAGCCATGCAAACCAAATTGGCGGCCCTGAAAACCGTCGATAAGACCGTCAGCCTGTTCGATTTCGTCCCGGAAGACCAGGAGGAAAAGCTTGGCGTGATCGACGATATGGCGCTGGCGTTGGGGCCGCAAAGCCAGTCGTTTCCGCAATTGAAAAGCGGCGCCGATCCGTTGCCGGCGATCAAACGCATGATTGCGGCGATCGACGCCAATCTGCCGAAAAAGACCAATCCGGGCGATATTCAGTCCTTGAGCCGCTTCAAGCAGGAATTGCTGGATGTGCAGCTGGAACTGGAAGCGCGGATGCAGCCGGATCGCGGTGTCTTCATCGAGAAAATTCAGACTTCGTTGCTCGGTACGCTGCCAACCGTGATGAACGAATTGCTGACCGGTTTCCGTGCCGCCGAAATCGTGCCGGAAAGCATTCCGGACGAGATCAGGGAGCGCTGGCTGAGTAAGGACGGCTTGTATCGGATCCAAATTTTCCCGAAAGAAGATTTGAACGACTTGGTCAATCTGCAGCGTTTCATCGTCGACGTGCAGGCCGTGGCGCCGAACGCGACCGATTTGCCGGTGATGTATTGGGAGTCGATGAAAGCCGTGATCGGCGCCTTCCAGGAGGCGATTATCATCGCCCTGGTGGCGATTGCGGTGCTGCTGATGTTCATCCGCCGCAGCGTGATCGATACCCTGCTGGTAATGGCGCCGTTGGTGCTGGCCGGCTTGTTTACGATGGCGACCACGGTATTTACCGGCACGCCGATCAATTTCGCCAATATCATCGCCCTGCCTTTATTGATGGGCTTGGGTGTCGATAATGGTATCCATATGGTGGAAAAACTGCACCACTCCTTGTCGGAAGAACAAAATATTTACCAATCCAGCACCGCGCGCGGCATGTTTTACGGGGCATTGACTACAATTTCCAGCTTCGTCGGCCTGGCGTTTTCGCCGCACCAGGGGATTTCCAGCATGGGTCTGGTCATCACCATCGGTATTTTCTGGATTATGACGTGTACCTTTATCGTGTTGCCGGCGATCAGCAAGTTGGTGCTGAAAAAAGCCGACCACGCTGCCTGA